The region ACCGCGCCGGGGGTAGCGCTTCCCGGGTCAGGCGACCTCATAGGGGCGACGCATGCGTCGCCCCTACCGCACCGCCACGGGGCGGTCCGGCGCCGGGCCCGCGTCTGCGATAGGTCTGACGGTACGGGCGGAGCTGGAGGGTGTCAAGGGAAGCGCGGATGCCGTGTCGCGCGGCGTCCCCGGGACATCCGTCGTTTCCCAGTCCTCCGTGCATTCTGCGTCCCCCCCATCCCCTCCTACCGGCACCGCGGACCCCCGGATGGGATCGCGGACGACCCCAAGGCGAGCTCCCCGAGCTGCGCCAGCACCGCCTCGATCTCGTCTGCCGTGGTAAACCGGCCCAGGCTCCACCGTACGGCTCCGGCGCCCGCCTCGGGGCCCACCCCCATGGCTTCCAGGGTGGCGGAAAGTTGAATCTTCCCGGAGTGACAGGCCGAGCCGGTGGAGGCCGCGACCCCGGGGATCGACGCGAGCACGTCCGCGCCCGTGCGGCCCAGGAAGGAGACGTGCAGCGTGTTGGGGAGGCAGTGCTCGGGGTGGCCGTTGCGGACGACGCGATCGCCGAAGCGCTCCTGGAGCCCCTCCCAGAGGCGGTCCCGCAGCGCCCTCGTGCGGGCCATCCCGGGATCCCGTCCGGCGACCTCGCACGCCGCTCCGAGGCCCGCGGCCAGGAGCACGCTCTCGGTGCCGGCGCGCCGGCCCCCCTCGTGACCGGCCCCGTGGATCAGGGGAACGAAGGGGGTGCCCTCCCGCAGGTACAGGGCCCCAACCCCCTTGGGCGCGTAAAGCTTGTGGCCCGCAACGCTGAGCAGATCCACGCCGAGATCGTCCACCCCCACGGGGACCTTGCCCACCGACTGGGCCGCATCGGTGTGCAACAGGACCCCCGCCTCCCGGCACACCTGGGCGATCTCGGCCAGGGGCTGGAGGGTTCCGGTCTCGTTGTTGGCGTGCATCACGCTCACGAGCACGGTGCGCGGGGTGAGCGCCCGGCGCACGTCGGCGGGGTCGACCCGCCCGAACCGGTCCACCCCGACCCGGGTGACCTCCGCCCCCAGCCCCTCCATCCATCGGCAGGGCTCCAGCACCGCCGGGTGCTCGATGCGGGTCGTCACGATGTGGTTTCCCCGCTCCCGCCGGGCGAACCACACGCCCTTGAGGGCGGCGTTATTGGCCTCGCTGCCCCCGCTCGTAAAGACCACCTCGGCAGGCGTGCACCCCAGGAGGCCGGCCACCTGGCCCCGGGCCGACTCCAGCGCCCGCCGGGCGGGAATCCCGGCCCAATGGGCGCTCGAAGGGTTCCCGAAGCCCTCGGCGAGCCAGGGCGCCATGGCCTGGGCCACCTCCGGAGCAAGCGGTGTCGAGGCGTTGTAGTCGAGGTAGATGCGCGTCGGTTCCACTTCGCTCTCCTCTCAGGTGCCGGCCGCTGTTCGGACCCGCCACGTCCTTCCCCCGAGGGACGTTGGGATGCCCAATCCGCGGCATCCTCGGAACTTGCCCACCAGGGTCGCCGACTGCGCGCTCCTGTGCAAGGGGGCTCCGTCCCCGGCGAGGGCCGTCCCCTCGCCTGGCTCTTTACCCGGGCCCACGCCTCCGCTACCCTCCGGTCCATGTCCCCCTGGAAGACCCTCGACCACACGGCGGACCTGGAGATCGAAGCCGCGGGCGAGACTGCCGCGCAGGCGCTGGAGGAGCTATGCGCCGGGCTCCTGGCCCAGGTGACAGAGCCCGAGGCCGTGGAGCCCCGGGAGGCGGTGGCACTGGAAGCCGAGGGGTTCGACGCGGCCGAGACCCTGGTCTCGGCCCTGGGGGAGCTCCTCTACTGGCTCAACGTGAGGGGCTGGGTCTTTCGCCGCTGCGAGGCCCTGGAGGTCACTCCAGCGCGCATCCGCCTGCGAGCGTGGGGTGAGCCCCGGGACCCGGCCCGCCACCCCTTCGAGCTCGAGGTCAAGGCCCCCACCTATCACGAGCTCTTCTCAGGCCCTGCCCCGGGGGGCGATGGCTGGCGCATCCGGGTGCTCTTCGACGTGTGATGCGCGGCAAGGGCTCCCGGACCCCGCTCGCCACCCACGCGGCGGATCGCGGCCCCACGCCCTCCTTGTCATTTCCGCCCCTCCTGAGGCAGACTCCGCGTCTCTTCGGGGGATCGACCCGCCTGCACAGGGAGTCCGCCCATGTCCCACCCTTCGGACCTCGCCGCCGTCAATACCCTTCGCTTCCTGGCCGTGGACGCGGTCGAGAAGGCCAAGTCGGGCCACCCGGGCATGCCCATGGGGGCGGCCGCCCTAGCCCACGCCCTGTGGACCCGCTTCCTCCGGTTCGATCCGGGGGCGCCGGCCTGGGCCGACCGGGACCGGTTCGTCCTCTCCGCCGGCCACGGGTCCATGCTCCTCTACGGGCTGCTGCACCTGGCGGGGTTTCCCCTGGGCCTGGACGAGCTCCGGCGCTTTCGCCAGTGGGACTCGCTCACACCCGGCCACCCCGAGTCCTTCGTCACCCCCGGCGTGGAGACCACCACCGGGCCTCTGGGCCAGGGGGTGGGGGTCGCCGTGGGGATGGCGCTCGCCGAGCGTCACCTGGCCGCCCGCTTCAACCGGCCGGGCTTTCCCCTGGTGGACCACTGGACCTACGTCATCGCGAGCGACGGGGACCTGATGGAGGGCGTCGCCTCCGAGGCCGCGAGCCTGGCGGGCCACCTGGGGCTCGGCAAGCTCGTGGTGCTCTACGACGACAACCGCATCACCATCGAGGGCGGCACCGCGCTGGCCTTCTCCGAGAACGTGGAGGCGCGTTTCGGCGCCTACGGCTGGCAGACGCTCTCCGTGGGGGACGGAAACGACCTGGAGGCGCTGGCAGCCGCCCTCGAAGCCGCCCGCTCCGACCCCGCCCGGCCCACCCTGATCCGGGTGCGCACCCACATCGGGTTCGGGAGCCCCGGAAAGCAGGACACCGCCGACGCCCACGGCGCCCCCCTGGGGCCCGACGAGGCCCGCCGGGCCAAGGAGAACCTGGGCTGGCCCCTGGAGCCGGCATTCCACGTGCCCGAGGCGGCACGGGAGCCCTACCTCCGGGCGGCCGAGGGCGGGCGCCGGGCCCGGGAGGCCTGGGACGCGCTCCTCCTGGCTTACCGCAGGGCCCACCCCGAGCTCGCCGCCGAGTGGGAGCGCCGCATGGCGGGCCGGCTGCCGGAGGGCTGGGAGAAGGCGCTCCCCGCCTTTCCCGCCGACCCCAAGGGCGCGGCGACCCGGGTCTCGGGGGGGAAGGTCATGAACGCCCTGGCCAAGGTGCTCCCGGAACTGGTGGGGGGCTCGGCGGACCTGGCGCCGAGCACCAAGACCCTGCTCTCGGGCGAGGGCGACTTCACCCGCGAAAACCCCGCGGGCCGAAACCTGCGCTTCGGCATCCGGGAGCACGGCATGGCGGCCGTCATGAACGGCATGGCGAACCACGGGGGCATTCGCCCCTACGGCTCCACCTTCTTCGTCTTTGCCGACTACCTGCGTCCGAGCCTGCGGCTCGCCGCCCTCTCCGGGCTCCCGGTGGTCCACGTGTTCACCCACGACAGCCTCTTCGTGGGGGAGGACGGTCCCACCCATCAGCCCGTGGAGCACCTGCCCAGCCTGCGGGCCATGCCCGGCCTCACCGTCATCCGGCCCGCCGACGCCAACGAGGCCGCCGAGGCGTGGCGGGCGGCGATCGAGAACGCCGCCGGCCCCACGGCCCTGGTGCTCACCCGCCAGGATCTGCCCACCCTGGACCGCACGGCGTTCGCCCCGGCCTCGGGCCTTCGGCGGGGAGGCTACGTGCTCCGGGAGGCTGCCGGGGGCGCGGCCGCCGCGCGCCTTCTCCTCATCGCCTCGGGATCCGAGGTCGCCCTGGCCCTGGACGCCGCCGCCGACCTGGAAGAACGGGGCACCCCGACCCGCGTGGTGAGCCTGCCCTGCTGGGAGCTCTTCGAGGCCCAACCCCGGCAGTACCGGGACGAGGTCCTGCCCCCCGTGGTGACGGCCCGGGTCGCCGTGGAGGCCGCGAGCCCCTTCGGGTGGGAGCGCTACGTGGGCCCCAGGGGCCGGGTGGTGGGCATGCCCCGCTTCGGCGCCAGCGCCCCTGCCGAGGTGCTGGGGGAGAAGTTCGGCTTCACCCGGGAGAACGTGGTGCGGGTGGCGCTGGAGGTCCTGGAGGACCGAAGGGCGTAGCGCCCGGGTCGAGCTTCCGCGCGACCGCCCCCGGGTGCGCACGAGGCACGCGGGCAGACCATCCCAATCGAAATCGATATCGACCCCGACCCCCGACCCCGACCCCGACCCCGACCCCGACCCCGATACCGATACCGATACCGATACCGATACCGATTTCGATCGGGCAAGGGGATCGGGGCCGCCACGCCTCGGCGGTGCAAGGCGGGGGCTCGCCAGGGGTTGTGGGTGATCGGGAATGGGGCGATAGGCGGTGGGATCAGGGAATGAACCGGCGCACGGAGAGCTCGGCGACGGGTCGGTAGTGTTTGGCGTTTCCCGTGGCGAGCGGCATCCCGTGCTCCACCGCCGTGGCAGCCAGCAGGGCATCGGCCGGGCGCAGGGAATGGCTCAGAAAGTGCTGCTCGACATAGCCCATGGCGCAACCAGCGGAGCCCGCCATTTCCTGCGTTCCACGACTCCCGGCACCCCCTTCGCTCCGGCTCTTGCCCCCTGCCCCCTGCCCCATGCCCTGGACGCCTGCCCGGAACCGCGGTAAGAGGGGCGGCAGGAGGACGCCCCATGCCCACGTCGCCCCTCGTCACGAGCTGCACCCTGGACTGCCCCGACCGGTGCTCGATCCTGGCCGAGCCGGTCCCCGGGGGCATCCGCCTGCAGGGCAATCCGGACCACCCCTACACCCTCGGGTTCACCTGCGCCAAGATCCGCCGCTACCCGGCCCGGCTGACGAGCCCCCACCGGATCCGGGAGCCCTGGGTACGCTCGGGGGACCACTTCCGCCCGGCGTCCTGGGAGGAAGCCCTGGACATCGCCTGCGGCGCCCTGGACCGGGCCCGCTGCGAGGACCCCGCCTCGGTGCTCCACGTGCGCGGGTACGGCTCCATGGGGGTGAGCAAGCTCTTCGTGGAGCGGGTCTTCGCCCTGCTGGGGGCCCGGACTACCCGGGGGTCGCTC is a window of Thermodesulfobacteriota bacterium DNA encoding:
- the tkt gene encoding transketolase; protein product: MSHPSDLAAVNTLRFLAVDAVEKAKSGHPGMPMGAAALAHALWTRFLRFDPGAPAWADRDRFVLSAGHGSMLLYGLLHLAGFPLGLDELRRFRQWDSLTPGHPESFVTPGVETTTGPLGQGVGVAVGMALAERHLAARFNRPGFPLVDHWTYVIASDGDLMEGVASEAASLAGHLGLGKLVVLYDDNRITIEGGTALAFSENVEARFGAYGWQTLSVGDGNDLEALAAALEAARSDPARPTLIRVRTHIGFGSPGKQDTADAHGAPLGPDEARRAKENLGWPLEPAFHVPEAAREPYLRAAEGGRRAREAWDALLLAYRRAHPELAAEWERRMAGRLPEGWEKALPAFPADPKGAATRVSGGKVMNALAKVLPELVGGSADLAPSTKTLLSGEGDFTRENPAGRNLRFGIREHGMAAVMNGMANHGGIRPYGSTFFVFADYLRPSLRLAALSGLPVVHVFTHDSLFVGEDGPTHQPVEHLPSLRAMPGLTVIRPADANEAAEAWRAAIENAAGPTALVLTRQDLPTLDRTAFAPASGLRRGGYVLREAAGGAAAARLLLIASGSEVALALDAAADLEERGTPTRVVSLPCWELFEAQPRQYRDEVLPPVVTARVAVEAASPFGWERYVGPRGRVVGMPRFGASAPAEVLGEKFGFTRENVVRVALEVLEDRRA
- a CDS encoding PIN domain-containing protein, which produces MAGSAGCAMGYVEQHFLSHSLRPADALLAATAVEHGMPLATGNAKHYRPVAELSVRRFIP
- a CDS encoding cysteine desulfurase family protein, which translates into the protein MEPTRIYLDYNASTPLAPEVAQAMAPWLAEGFGNPSSAHWAGIPARRALESARGQVAGLLGCTPAEVVFTSGGSEANNAALKGVWFARRERGNHIVTTRIEHPAVLEPCRWMEGLGAEVTRVGVDRFGRVDPADVRRALTPRTVLVSVMHANNETGTLQPLAEIAQVCREAGVLLHTDAAQSVGKVPVGVDDLGVDLLSVAGHKLYAPKGVGALYLREGTPFVPLIHGAGHEGGRRAGTESVLLAAGLGAACEVAGRDPGMARTRALRDRLWEGLQERFGDRVVRNGHPEHCLPNTLHVSFLGRTGADVLASIPGVAASTGSACHSGKIQLSATLEAMGVGPEAGAGAVRWSLGRFTTADEIEAVLAQLGELALGSSAIPSGGPRCR
- a CDS encoding archease, whose product is MSPWKTLDHTADLEIEAAGETAAQALEELCAGLLAQVTEPEAVEPREAVALEAEGFDAAETLVSALGELLYWLNVRGWVFRRCEALEVTPARIRLRAWGEPRDPARHPFELEVKAPTYHELFSGPAPGGDGWRIRVLFDV